ACAGCCGCCCGCGGGCAGTCCATCGAGCAGGGCGTCTCGGAAGCCGACCGCGAGCAATGGACGGCCGGCCATCCCGAAGTCGTCGCCGCGCAACTGCGGCTCGACGCTGCCGAACGTCTCCTGGACGATGCGACGGTCGTCCTGACCTTCCGAGCCCTTCCACGTCCAGCGTGGGAACAGCTCCTTCGCGATCACCCGCCGACAGAGGCCCAGGCCGACCAGGGCATGGAGTACAACGTCGAGACCTATCCGGCCGCTCTCATCGCCGCATGCCACATCGAGCGAGACGAAGCCGGGGACGAGGTCCCCGGGATGAGCGAGCAGGAGGCACAGGAACTCCTCGACGCCTGGCCTGACTCCGAGGCCAAGGCCCTGTTCACCTGTGCGCTGCTGGTCAACCAGACGCTGAGGGCGGACCTGGGAAAAGGCTGACCTCCGACCCGGGCTTCCGCGCAGAGATGGAGGTCTGCGCCTCGTACGGCATCCCGCACTCGCAGTTCACCGGGGCGGGAGACGGGCGGTGGTCGGCGCTCGATCGTGCGAAGGCCATCGCCTACCTCGGCTTCTCGCGCACGGTGTGCGAGTCGTGCGGGACCAGGCCGGGGGAGTGGGACGAGGAGGCGGGTGGCGACCGCTTCGCGTACGTCACGGAGACACACCGGTGTGTCGGCTGCGAGCTGGTCGCCATGGAGCAGGAACAGGTCCCGGAGGGTCCGGAGGGGCGTGGGGTGAAGGTCGGGCTGCGGCCCAGAAAGAAGGCTTAGCCAGTGGCTGGGGCCTACACCCTCTACGTTCAGGTTCAGGCTGGTGTCACCGGCCTGGTGGGAGGTCTGCGTACAGCGGCGGGCCAGGTCACCGCGTTCGGCGGGCAGGTACGCCGACTCGACGGCGACCTCAACGCGCTCGCTGCCCGATCGGAGCGGACCCGCCGATCGATGGCCGCCGGATTCACCGTGATGGGCGTCGCCCTCGGCGGCGCGTTCGTCATGGGCGTGCGGGGCGCCATTGAGCTTGAGAAGCACATGGCGAACGTCATGACGATCTCGAAGGAGATCGACAGCACCAACATCAGCCATTTCACGGACCAGATCGTCGAGCTGAGCACCCAGCTCCCGCAGTCCGCCTCCCAGCTTGCCGAGGGCCTGTATCAGGTCGTCTCGACTGGCTTCGACGGCGCCGAAGCGATGACGATCCTCCGGGTGGCCGCCCGTGGCGCCGCCGCCGGCCTCACGACGACCGAGACGTCCGCCCGCGCCCTGCTCGGTGTCCTCAAGGCGTACGGGATGGACGTCTCGGAAGCCAGCGACGTCATGGACGTCATGTTCCAGACCGTCAACTACGGCGTCGTTTCGTTCGACGAGCTGGCACAGCAGCTCGGCGACGTCGTTCCAATGGCCGCCGCGGCGGGCGTGAAGTTCGACGACATCAGCTCGGCGCTCGCAGCGGTCACCCTCTCGGGCATCCCGGCCGCCGAGGCCGTCACGGCACTCAACATGCTGCTGACGCGCATGATGAAGCCCACCCACGAGCTGTCCAACATGATCAAGGGCTTCGGATACGAGTCGGCCGCCGCCGCCCTTCAGCAGGATGGCCTGTACGTCGTCATGCAGAAGGTCCGCGACGCCACCGGCGGAAGCGCGGACCAGCTGGTTCCCCTCCTGCGCGATATCCGGGCGGTCCGCGCCGCCCTGTCCCTCTCGGCCGCCGACGGAGAGAACTACGCCGCGACCTACAAGGGCATCAGTCAAGAGGTCGAGCGCGCCGGGGCGACGCAGAAGGCGTACGCGATCCAGATGGACACCACTGCGGGCCAGTGGAGCATGTTCCAGAACCAGGCCCAGGCCCTGGGCATCGACATGGCGCGTGTGCTGCTGCCCGCGCTGCAAGGGGTCGGGGAGGCCCTGAACGTCCTGGCCGGGTCGATCAACGATCTGCCCGGCCCGGTGAAGTCGGTCATGGGTGTCGTGCTGGCCCTCTCTGCCGCGGCTCTACTCGCCAAGGCGGCCTTCCTGCGATTCGGCGCACAGCTCACGGTGTTCCGCACCGAACTCGCGGCGGCCCGCGCCGGAGGCTCTGCCCTCCCCGCGGTCCTCAGCGGAGCAGGCATCGCCGTGGCCGGCCTGACGGCGCTGATGGCCATCGGCATCGGTGTGTACGCCGCGTATTCCGCCAGCAAGCAGAAGGCGAAGGCCGCGACCGAGGAACTGGTCAACGCTCTGCGCAAGGAGAGGGAGGAGGGTGAGCAAGGAGCCGGACTGCGCATCCTCACCGAGCAGCTCACGAACAGCGACGACGTCAAGAAGCTCAAGGACGCCGGGATCGACGTCGCGAGGGCCATCGACGCGATCACCTCCGGTGGCGCGAAGCTCAAGAAGCTCAAGGACGAGCTGGACACGCAGAAGGCGATCACCTGGGACATCGGCTCTTACGCGCCCGACCCGGAGTGGGACGCCGCCAAGAAGGTCTTGGACAAGCAGCACAAGATCTGGAGCAACGCGGTCAAGCAGGAGAGCGAGCTTGCCGCGAACATGGCCATCGTCAACAACAAGATCAAGAACAACCGGCGCGAAATGCTCGGGGCTTGGGATCTCACACAGTCACTGCCGACGGACAAGAACGGTTCGCCGCAGTTCACCGAGCAGATGGAGGCGATGAGCAAGTCCCTCGCCTCGATCGTTGACCCGGCGAAGGCGTGGAAGGCCGCGCAGGACAAGGTGGCTGAGGCCAACCGCAAGGCGGGCCGGTCGGCCGACGCGTCGAAGGCGTCCCTGTCGGACTACGTCACGGAGCTGCGCAAGCAGCTCAAGGCGCAGCGCGAGTTCCAGAAGAACCTGGGAGAGCTGGCTGCTGCCGGACGCCTCGACCTGGCCGATCACTTCTCCGATCTCGGGCCCGACGCCGCCCCGATCCTCGACGAGCTGGTCAAACAGCTTCAGAGAGGCAAGGGGAAGGTCGCCGACGAACTGGAATCGATCATTCAGGAGTCGTCCGCCCGCTCGACTCCCGCTTTCCGCGCTGGCCTGGAGCAGTTGCCCGCCATCTCGGCGAGGTACGGCAAGAAGGTGGCCGAAGCCTGGGCTGACGCGGCGGCCACCAACGACCCCAGCAAGCTCGCCCGCGTCATGCGGGACATGACCGTGGCAGACATGGAGACAGCGGCGAAGAAGCTGCCCAAGTCCGCCGTCGCTCAACTCGAACAAGGCATGAATCTCCTGGCCGACATTTCGGCAAAGTACGGGAAGGAGGCATCCACTTCACTGGCGCAGTCCTTCCTCAAGGGCGACATCGGGGAGATCCGCTCACAGCTCAGCGCCCTGTACGGCGCAGACCTGCCGATCAAGGCGCCCGATCTGACAGGTGTCGTAGGGGCGTTCAAGGCGGCGGGGGTCCAGTCGAACTCCGAGTGGTCCGGCATGCTCAGCCTCATCGTTGCGGTGGCTCAGCAGAAGGGCACGGCAGCAGCTTCGGCCCTGACCACCGCGCTCCTGTCGGGTGACATGGCCGCGGTGCAGACCCAGCTCGACGGTATCGGCGCGTCCGTGGGGCGCATCCCCGGTACCAAGACGATCACCGTCTCCGTCAACAAGCCCGCCTCGGTGACCATCCCGTTCTTCGCCAAGATCCAGCCCAGCTCGTGGGACAAGGACGGCAACGGCGTCCCCGACGGGATCCAGGCGCCGAAGCGGCAGGCGAACGGCAGCCTGATCGACTTCTACGCCGACGGCGGCGTGCGCTCCCGCCGCGAGGAACACACGGCTCAGATCGCCCCGGCCGGTGCGTGGCGGGTTTGGGCCGAGCCTGAAACACAGGGAGAGGCGTACATCCCGCTGGCCGGAGCCAAACGGGCCAGGTCCAAGCAGATCTTGGACGAGGTCGCCCGCCGCTTCGGCGGAGAGGTCAGCTACCACGCCGACGGAGGCATCTCGGGCTTCACCTACCAGCCGCAGACGCTGTACTCCCTGTCCGGAGTCGCCAGCGATTCGCAGGACAAGAAGGGGAACTTCAGCCTCGCCCTGTTCGCCAAGAAGCTGCACTCCTCTGTAGCGACAGCCAAGCAGTGGCGACGTGACCTCGACACGGTTACGCGCCGTGCCGGCCAGGACGTGGCCGACGCGCTGGCGGAGATGGGTGAGGAGGGAGTCTCGCTCACCCGAAAGATGGCAACCGGCAGCTCACGCTACGTGCGGTCGATGGCGAAGGACCTGCGGGAACTGGCCGAAGCATCCAAGGCAAGCCTTGGCGAGTACACCGGACAGCTCCGCCAGGCGGTGAAGGACCAGACCGGCTTCGAGCAGAACTTGGCGAAGCTCGCCGCCAGCGGCTTCGGCGACCTCGCCAAGCGCCTGGCCGAACAGGGGGACCAGGACGCCGCCGACCTCGCCGCCCAGGCCGTGAAGGACAAGAAGAAGGCGAAGGCGGCGAACGACGCAGCACGCAGCGCCGACAAGACCATACCCAGCGATGACCTGCCGGACCTGGTCGCGATCATCAGCGCGGTCAAGACCAAGACGACCGGCCTGCACGCGGTGGCCGACATCACCGGGCTCGATGAGGACCACATCATCAAGATCGCCAACCTGGGCCTCTCCCGCCTCAAGAGCGCGCTCGGATCGAAGGGCGCCAAGTTCTTCTCCGACCTGAGCCGTGCGAACAGAGGCTTGTCGTACGCGAACGGCGGCATCCTCACGCCCGGTCTCTACGCCACATCCGGTGGCCTGATCAAGTTCGCCGAGCCGAGCACGGGGGGCGAGGCATTCATCCCGCTCGGCGCCGCCAAGCGCAGCAGTGCCTTGTCCGTCCTGCACGACGTTGCCACGCGCTTCGGGATGCGCCTGGCAAGCGGAGCCGCCGCACCTGCGATGCGGCTCGTCGACGCCCGGCCGCCGACCGCCATCAAGGTCACCGTCGTCCAACAGCAGCCGAAAGCCCTGGTGGAGAACATGCCCATCACCGTCCACGGTCGCGACAGCTCGCCGCAGGAGCTATCCGGGGAGATCATGCGCCGCCTGCGGAACGCCCAGCGCGGGGGGCGGATCTGATGCTCTCCCTCAGCGAATGGCAGATCGACTTCGGCGGAGTCCTGATCGGCCACAAGACGGCCGTGTCCATCTCCGACGTCGAAGGACTCGGAGCTGCCGAACTGCGCACGCAGGACGTGTTGAACCCCGCCGACGACGGCGCGTTCCCTGGAGTGGACCTCTACGCGCCGCGCACGGTGCGGATCGAAGCGGGAATCCGGACCGCGGGCGACCCAGCCGCCGCCCTCGACAAGCTTGCCGAGATAGAGGCTGTCGCCGCGAACGCGGCGATCCGCCGAACCGCCGGCGCGCTCGCGCAACTACGGCTGCGCTGGCCCGGACGCGGCACCAGGGTCCTCTTCGGCCGCATCCGGCGCGCCGAAGCGGTCTCCACATCGCAGGCCATTCACGGCTGGATTCCCCTGGACCTGGAGTTCACCGCGCTCGATCCGCGCCTGCACGACGACGAGATCTCCAGCGTGATCCTGCCCTTGGACATCTCCAACAGCACCGAAGGCTTTACGGCGCCGATCGTTGCTCCCATCACCACCGGCATCGCCACCCCGGAGACCAGGCCGGGATGGGTGATCAACGAGGGCAACACCGGCGCGTGGCCCTCCATCCGGATCACCGGCCCCGTGTCCAACCCGCGCATCCTCCACGCCGACTCAGGGCGTGTCCTGAACCTCGGCATCTCCCTTGGCGTCGGCGAGCGCATCGACATCGAGACCCGCCCCGGTACCCGCTGGGTTCTGCGCAACGGCAGGGGCAACGCCGCCTCGGCGCTGTCCGGCGCATCCCGCCTGGACCTCTTCCAGATCCCGCCGGGCCGCAGCGAGATCCGCTGGTCGGCAGCCGACTACACCAACACCACCCGCCTGACCGTCTCGTGGCGGTCGGCGTGGACCGCACTGTAAGAAGGAGGACACTGCTGTGACGCTCGTACAGCCGCCCATGCTCACTCACGGTGGCACCCATCCCGCCCGCGCGTTCCGGATGATGGTCAGAGACCTCGCCCGCGGCTCCCAGGGTGTGACCGAGGCCAACGACCTCAAGG
The genomic region above belongs to Streptomyces marianii and contains:
- a CDS encoding phage distal tail protein, which produces MLSLSEWQIDFGGVLIGHKTAVSISDVEGLGAAELRTQDVLNPADDGAFPGVDLYAPRTVRIEAGIRTAGDPAAALDKLAEIEAVAANAAIRRTAGALAQLRLRWPGRGTRVLFGRIRRAEAVSTSQAIHGWIPLDLEFTALDPRLHDDEISSVILPLDISNSTEGFTAPIVAPITTGIATPETRPGWVINEGNTGAWPSIRITGPVSNPRILHADSGRVLNLGISLGVGERIDIETRPGTRWVLRNGRGNAASALSGASRLDLFQIPPGRSEIRWSAADYTNTTRLTVSWRSAWTAL
- a CDS encoding phage tail tape measure protein, which codes for MAGAYTLYVQVQAGVTGLVGGLRTAAGQVTAFGGQVRRLDGDLNALAARSERTRRSMAAGFTVMGVALGGAFVMGVRGAIELEKHMANVMTISKEIDSTNISHFTDQIVELSTQLPQSASQLAEGLYQVVSTGFDGAEAMTILRVAARGAAAGLTTTETSARALLGVLKAYGMDVSEASDVMDVMFQTVNYGVVSFDELAQQLGDVVPMAAAAGVKFDDISSALAAVTLSGIPAAEAVTALNMLLTRMMKPTHELSNMIKGFGYESAAAALQQDGLYVVMQKVRDATGGSADQLVPLLRDIRAVRAALSLSAADGENYAATYKGISQEVERAGATQKAYAIQMDTTAGQWSMFQNQAQALGIDMARVLLPALQGVGEALNVLAGSINDLPGPVKSVMGVVLALSAAALLAKAAFLRFGAQLTVFRTELAAARAGGSALPAVLSGAGIAVAGLTALMAIGIGVYAAYSASKQKAKAATEELVNALRKEREEGEQGAGLRILTEQLTNSDDVKKLKDAGIDVARAIDAITSGGAKLKKLKDELDTQKAITWDIGSYAPDPEWDAAKKVLDKQHKIWSNAVKQESELAANMAIVNNKIKNNRREMLGAWDLTQSLPTDKNGSPQFTEQMEAMSKSLASIVDPAKAWKAAQDKVAEANRKAGRSADASKASLSDYVTELRKQLKAQREFQKNLGELAAAGRLDLADHFSDLGPDAAPILDELVKQLQRGKGKVADELESIIQESSARSTPAFRAGLEQLPAISARYGKKVAEAWADAAATNDPSKLARVMRDMTVADMETAAKKLPKSAVAQLEQGMNLLADISAKYGKEASTSLAQSFLKGDIGEIRSQLSALYGADLPIKAPDLTGVVGAFKAAGVQSNSEWSGMLSLIVAVAQQKGTAAASALTTALLSGDMAAVQTQLDGIGASVGRIPGTKTITVSVNKPASVTIPFFAKIQPSSWDKDGNGVPDGIQAPKRQANGSLIDFYADGGVRSRREEHTAQIAPAGAWRVWAEPETQGEAYIPLAGAKRARSKQILDEVARRFGGEVSYHADGGISGFTYQPQTLYSLSGVASDSQDKKGNFSLALFAKKLHSSVATAKQWRRDLDTVTRRAGQDVADALAEMGEEGVSLTRKMATGSSRYVRSMAKDLRELAEASKASLGEYTGQLRQAVKDQTGFEQNLAKLAASGFGDLAKRLAEQGDQDAADLAAQAVKDKKKAKAANDAARSADKTIPSDDLPDLVAIISAVKTKTTGLHAVADITGLDEDHIIKIANLGLSRLKSALGSKGAKFFSDLSRANRGLSYANGGILTPGLYATSGGLIKFAEPSTGGEAFIPLGAAKRSSALSVLHDVATRFGMRLASGAAAPAMRLVDARPPTAIKVTVVQQQPKALVENMPITVHGRDSSPQELSGEIMRRLRNAQRGGRI